In Saccopteryx bilineata isolate mSacBil1 chromosome X, mSacBil1_pri_phased_curated, whole genome shotgun sequence, the genomic window TTCTTCTAGAATGTAAGCCTTCAAGAAGGCCATGTCTTGTTCACAGCTGCCTCCCCAGCATCAAGCAGAGTCTGGCATACAGCAGAAGCCCAATAAAATGTTGGTgtgaatgaaaaatacaaatatcagcCTCACCAGGTGGTTGCCCAGTGgttagaacatcgacctgggatgctcaggATCCAGATTCGAAACTCttaggtcattggcttgagtgcaggctcatctggcttgaacatgagctcaccagcttgagcacaggatcatggacatgaccccatggttgttgacttgaggcccagggtcactgacttgagtccagggtagctggcttgagcagggggtcactggctcagttgaagcaCCCCCCCCAcaacccatcaaggcacatatgagaaagaaatcaatgaacaactagtgttgcaactacaagttgatgcttctcatttctccccttcctgtctgtctttccctttctctctctctctctctctcctttgctaaaaaaaaattaaaaaaatacaaagaccaTCACTGAGTGCTTAATATGTACTTCACCTGGGGCTGAGATTTGCATACTCACTTTCCTCAGCCCCATccctgaggagaaagagagatggatccCTAAGTATCCCAGGAACtcatagagaaacagagaggagtgTTGAAAATGGTGGTGTTTTTACACACTATCCTCATGGAATAGACTTACTCTGTGAGGAGACTGCTCTTACGATCAATAAACTTGAGGGCTTCTGCCAGTGTCAACTCCAGGAAAAAACCATATCCAAGTGCCACGTAGATCCGTGAAGTGTCTGGGCTAGGAAGACAGTGGTTAGAGGAAGTGGGGCAAGTTCTTATCCCTGTTTAAAATACCATaagtttatttaagatttttttttactcccctcccctgctTTCCCTAAGTTGAAGCTCAGGAAGGCAGGAACTCTGTCCTACTTCATTCACTGTCACATctccagcacctagcacagtggctggtacatagaaaacactcaaaaagatatttgttgaatgaaggaaGGGGAAAGTTGAACGCTGTGGACTTGGAGGGGTGCATAGACACTCACACCACTGTGTCAACGAAGAAGTTACAGCCCAAATCCACCTGCATACATAACTCTGAGTGCTTAGCTTCCTGTGGGGCCAGGGAAAAAGAAGTAGGGGTTAGTGGTCAACTTTTAGGTCAGGTGACAGGTTTTGGTTTGGGGTATCTCCTCCCatgcacccccccccacacacacacagaagacacCCAGTCCTGGCATCTTTACCTGCAGATGCTCAATGACATTTCTCAATTGAAGGTATTTGGACAGCTGCTCATATACCTTGTCACGGTGGTCCAGTACCTTTCTGATAGGACATGATAAGACAAGAGTAAAATGACAACCAACAGGAAGCCGTCCTTCTTGGAATACCTCATAGCATGACTCTGAGAC contains:
- the UXT gene encoding protein UXT, producing MATPPKRRALDATGEKVLRYEAFISDVLQRDLQKVLDHRDKVYEQLSKYLQLRNVIEHLQEAKHSELCMQVDLGCNFFVDTVVPDTSRIYVALGYGFFLELTLAEALKFIDRKSSLLTELSDSLTKDSMNIKAHIHMLLEGLRELQGLQNIPEESHH